One window from the genome of Myxococcales bacterium encodes:
- a CDS encoding glycosyltransferase family 2 protein — MKLSIVMPVFNERDTIEEIVRLVLAVNLEKELIIVDDGSTDGTRDVLREKIEPLPDVRVFYHEVNRGKGAAIRTGKEKITGEIALIQDADLEYDPNDYHTLIDPIVNKKADVVYGSRFLGPRRAFLYWHYLGNRFLTFVTNLLYNTMLTDMETCYKVFRAPILKDMAIRSDRFEFEPEITAKVFKRGYKVFEVPIYYSGRDFAEGKKITWRDGFKALWTILKFRFTD, encoded by the coding sequence ATGAAACTGTCCATCGTCATGCCGGTTTTCAACGAGCGCGACACCATCGAGGAGATCGTCCGGCTCGTTCTGGCGGTCAACCTGGAAAAAGAGCTGATCATCGTCGACGACGGCTCGACCGACGGCACGCGGGATGTCCTGCGGGAAAAAATCGAGCCCCTGCCAGACGTGCGCGTTTTTTACCACGAGGTCAACCGCGGCAAGGGCGCCGCGATCCGCACCGGCAAGGAAAAGATCACCGGCGAGATCGCCCTGATTCAGGACGCTGATCTGGAATACGATCCGAACGATTACCACACGCTGATCGACCCGATCGTCAACAAGAAAGCCGACGTCGTTTACGGCAGCCGTTTTCTCGGGCCGCGCCGCGCCTTTCTCTATTGGCATTATCTCGGCAATCGTTTCCTGACCTTCGTGACCAACCTGCTGTACAACACGATGCTCACGGACATGGAAACCTGTTACAAGGTTTTTCGCGCGCCGATCCTCAAGGACATGGCCATCCGGTCCGACCGTTTTGAGTTCGAGCCGGAAATCACCGCCAAGGTTTTCAAGCGCGGGTACAAAGTCTTCGAGGTGCCGATCTACTACTCCGGCCGCGATTTCGCCGAAGGCAAAAAGATCACCTGGCGCGACGGCTTCAAAGCGCTGTGGACCATCCTGAAATTCCGCTTCACCGATTAA